Within Anolis sagrei isolate rAnoSag1 chromosome X, rAnoSag1.mat, whole genome shotgun sequence, the genomic segment AATCTGATCTTGCAAATTAAGCAGGGTCATATATGGTTAATGGGAATACCAAGTgtctaggctatatttcagagggaggcAACAGCAAACCAACAGACAACCTGAAGGTAAATTAAGGCTACAGAAAAAAGTAAATATTATATATGACATTTTTAAACATTAGATGCAGTGGAATTTCCCCCCCCTAAAGACACTAGATGTTATCTAATCTTGAAACTTTGTAGGTTCAGTGCTGATCAGTACTTGGATTGGAGacagccaacaaataccaggtactgTGGGCTGTAACTGAAAGGAAAAACTGCCAGAATCATATCTGAATATTTAGTGCATAAGCAAACCCTGAGAAGTTCACATTTGCTAATTTATTCCTCTGATCCACCATGCAACTTCTGAAATTACACAGTGTACCGAGGGATGGCTTAAGCACACCTTAGAATGTTATGGTGTCGGTGAATTGTGGAAGTTATCatcttaaaaagtaacttttctcagACCTGAATGTTGAATGGTCTTTCTTTCAAAGCTCCCATCTTTtcctcccacctctgcagagTTTACTCGGAAGCAAGAAAGCTCAGAATCTGTTTGGGTCATCTGTTCATCATATTTCCTATTGTTGctggaaggttgaaaaacaatcTTGTTGTGAAGAATGGCAACCAAGGTGCAAGAGCAGGGCCTGGATGCTTCTTGCTCTGATCCTGTGGAGGAACAGGATGCAGGTTGCAGCATTGTGGCTGAGCATCAGGACTTGGCTAGAGATGAGCCTGAGGCAGTGGGTGAATGTTCAggagcagaagctggccattCAGAGATGCCATCCCAGCCTCCAGCTCAGTGTCCGGCCACAAGCTTGCAGGTTAAACAAGAAGAGGAACCAAATACGGATCCCTCCCTGGTGCCTCCTCCTGCAAAGGTAGCAGTGCCAGTTCCTGTGCCCCCGgtaggagaagggaaaggagcaaAGCGGATGATGGAGGATGATGGTGACATCTTTAAGGAAATGCCTGATGTCTGCCAAGACGCTAGGGAGTCAAGAAGGGGTATGCTCTTGCCAGATCTCTTTGGGGAAGCCCATCAGGCTCATAGCAGCCAAGGTGGAGGATGTGCCAAGGTAGAGCATGCTGTTCCTTGTCTCCCCAATTTGGGCTCTGAAAATCAGCGTAAGCGCTTCCGGGGCTTTGCATACAAAGAGACTGAAGGGCCACAAGTGGCTTATGAGCGACTCCAGGAACTCTTGttccagtggctgaagccagaagCCCGGAGCAAGGAAGAGATTGTGGAGCAGCTGGTCCTTGAACAATTCCTGAGCCTCCTCCCTGAGGATGTCCAGCGCTGGGTTCGGGAACGTCACCCTGAAAATGGAGACGAGGCTGTGGCCCTGGCAGAAGACTATCAGTTTCTGCATCCTGAGCCTGGAAGACGACCCTACCCAGAGAGGACAAGGCAACGGTCTTCAGCCAGGAGTTGGCTCCGCTGAAGTTCATGGAGCAAGCAGGCAGGACTCATTATCAGTAAGTAGCTGGGAAGGAAATGTTATTGATGCATCAGGCTTAAAAGGCTCCATTAAGAGTGCTGTTGAGAAGTTCCTACAACtgtgtttggaaaaaaatattgttttggtcCGCAACTTGAAGCCAGCATGACTCCAGGGGATGTTGgctaaggaatgctgggagatgtagtccaaaaagtgCATTTCCAGGCTCTGCTTAGCAGTACTTTGGCTCTAAGTGACTGCAGTTGTCAAGCCAAGGTTTTCCCCTTCTGTTTACAAACTGCTATGAAGTTTGCAGAAGTTTTGTCCAAATTTGTGGCAAGTAGAGCAGAGATacccagaataataataaataaaataataataaactttatttataccctatcaccatctccctgaagagactcagggcagctaacatgaggccaaacccaaagattacagtaaggcaaaataaaaacatacaacagacagtaacatcaaataaaatgcataaCATCAAATAGAATgctaaacaataataaaataatacaacaaaataaacacacaatgtaAAATGATACAAGGAATTAAACACAgcaggctgggccaaatgcaagagataaaatgataaaacccctgggtgagatagatagatagatatagtagaGTATCTAGTGGGAAAATGGGGTTAATCTTCACtgagggatgagataaagtgcatcaaaaGGACAGATTTGTGACAATTCCATCATCTGTAGCCAATTAATGTTTTACATTcaagctattgcttttaaattacTAGATAGGGCTGGCTCTGCCAATAAATAGGATGAAGGTATCACATCTTTgatgtaaagtaaaggtaaacgtttccacttgacattaagtcaaatctgactctgggggtggtgctcatctccatttctaagagctggcattgtccgtagacacctcctaggtcatgtggccagcatgactgcatggaacactattaccttcccacagaagtggtagcTATTGACCTACTCATATTTGTTagccgctaggttggcagaagctggggccaacaatGGGCTTAACAAGTTTTGCAGCTTAACAGTTTAATCTACTGTGCCACTACAGCCCCCATTTTTGATGTAGATATGtgaaaaagtggggagggggatgtTTTCCCCCTGAAGAAAATGAGTAAATGCAATGTTTTTCTTCCATGGCTTTCAGATCTCTTTAGTTTGCAGGTATCATGATAGGCAGCCTGCTCTTGACTACTGAGTGATAGATTAATCTCAATTGCACTGCTTCACACTGGAATTCAGTGTGAAACCGTGAAGGGAAAAGCCATTTCTGTTAATTTGTGACAACTCTTTCATTTTTCCCTCCTGTGCAGACCTGAGAGCATCAAAGACCTTTACCAAGTTATTTACCAAGGTGGAGAGGAACCAGATGGACAGCAAGAATCAGAAATGACAGCAAACTTATGTTAAGCATGAAGAACCTACTTACACGATTTCCCCCCACAGGAAGTACATTTGAAGGGAGGCCTACACCTCATCCCAACAGGCATGTGTGCGTATGTGTGAATATTTCCTTATGTGTGTGAGTGAGGACTAACAAAGTCATGTTTGGTCTTTACTGCATTCCTCAGAATGCCCTGTGCACCATCAGCACAAGAATAAagtgtgtttttatgtgtgagaGAATGCTTGAGGTGGGTGTTAAAGTGTGAGAAGAGGGTTGTTATGTACCCACAAGCATTTTGATAGGATGCAAAACAAGAAAACCTTCTGAGGAAGAAGACAAATGCATTCCAATTTTAGCAGAGCTTAATTTAAGCAGAGCTTAGAAAGTTGTTTTTGACTACAACCCCTTAAAataattttgggagctgtagtacaaaaaaaaataaaataaaaataacatttcccaAACTCTTACACTGAAACATCTGGGCTAGTTTTCTATAGATCTCTATGGTAACAAAActatgttcttttttctttttgcacctCCCATTAGATTATGTGTATGTGTCTGATTGCCAACATATTGTTTGTATCTGACCCCTTCCACCATTTCTTTTGTATTCAGAGGAATTCTTCAGAATTTGGAGACAGTGGTTTGTCCTGCCTGCCCTTTCTGGGCGGATTGCGGCAGGGAAATCCCTGGGAGGTCAGCTGGGTAACAACACAAAGCATTTCTGTGAAGGGGTAACTCAGATCAGTGACCATATTTTTTACAGATCTACCTCTTTGCTGCACCATCAGCTCTTTGTATTGCTGTGGCTGATAGATGCATTTGTGTTACATATCCCTATACGATCACCTGCTTTCTGGCACACTATTGTGCTTCTGGGTGGACCTGTGGGAAGACTTCCCTGCCATTGTTGATCTTCTTTTATATCCATGGGAAGGAAGCTTTCCCACGGAGACAGAATCATCACTTCAGAAACGAAAGTGTGACATCAGCATGGTATTTTGCCACACAGAAGCATTTTAATCTGTAGCCTCTCCACAGCTACAAAATGAAAGGCCAGTTTAGGAATGCTCTCTTCTTATTGGCCCCAAGCACAGCCCTTGTCAGAAGACCCACCATCACAATTAACCTATGATTGGTCACAAAATACCTTGCTAATTACTTTTCCTTCCCCCGTATTTCATTATTGCTTATGCCAGGAGTTCTAAATTTTCACTCACTAATGACAAAAAGTTGGCTAATTGGGTATGTGAGAGTGAAGTTATTGTTTTGTAGCATagttgaagtttttttaaaaaaaggatcttTGCTTGTCATTTCGTCTCTCCTCCAATGCCATGGCTTATATTAGCGTATCACTCCTCTGGTTCGTAGAAACTAAGTTTTTGAAATTATTCAATGTCCTGATATGCTATAGCTTACATATTTGCTTTGCATCGGGTGGCTAGATTTTGAGCTCTGCATTTATCTGTGTTTTAGTTTTGATGTATGTATCTCTGTGGATGAGCACATAAAATAAAGGATTCTTCTCCCACAGTTGTCTGGAGGTACTGTCTCTTCTGCCACACAACatttattttggttgcttttCAAACAATCTTTTCTCATATTCAGAGTAGAATATTTATGCTCTGAAGATCTTTATAGAAAAATGGCTCCTTAAGAAAGCTCAGGTGAGGGCCAGAAACTCAAGTAGTTTCTACTTTAGTTATCTCTATGGTCCACAATGACTAGGAAATAGTTGGGTGCTTCTGCTGAGGTGGGGCTCACTTTGATGAAAGGGCATGCCCTTGTCCATACTCTTTAGGCAATGGAAGAAGTCAAGATATCTATGTGGGGTGGGGAGATAAACAGGCTCCATATGATTACTGGATTTAAGAACATTGGCTTAACAATATATagtgatttgcaagatttttttatGTTAATAAGAAATTCCTATTTTGTGGGGTTGTATTTCCTGTCCCCCATTTGGAGAAGTTGccaaatactatttatttatttacagcatttatattcttcccttctcacgTCAAAGGGgactcacagaacacatacaggcAAACATCCAaagccattaaacagacaggacagacaacaggtaGAGGTATTATTTCGGCATTTCCCCCCAACTTTGGAGTCCTaaaggttgtgcttgattccggccacacggggtgctgtcactctatcctctatgacaaagagccttgatcacagacttcttcctttgattgccagcattttctggtatttcttttatggtgctgtaaaatacctcaCCACTTAAGAGGTGCttaatttatctactcacagctgttatCAAACTGCTTAGGTGCACTGTAacctgggctgaaggttgggtgctcaccttGACCTGGACTTCAAACTGCCAGGCTTTCAGttggtaagatgtattgctgctggtgattaaccagctgtgcaaaAGAGTCCTCAAAGACACTGCCCATAAAGAATGTGTGCTAGAGCTAGAGTGAagtaccatatattccagcatataagacgactgggcatataagatgacccccaactttttcagttaaaatataaagttttggatatatttgccatataagactacctctattccaacgcacaccaaataaaatttttaaaagtatcagttttgatttcaatatggttattttcctattactgtccctccttctctgcctctcagatctcgcacctgcaccgcttcactgcaatcttcaggagcgagatctgagagacagagggggaggtatggtaataggatacaagggtgggccaaacaggtaaaagagttgtgtttttctgggcccagagccactctatcttttttccatacccagGGCGCACCggaagcctgcagcttgctccgcccttcacttacaccttcccagtgaggcgccccttcacctcaccatcaggactgcattaagtccacaaatcctgatgaatggattttcttctaccgtacttgtacaatgtcgcccttaatgctttcatacagtcgctgcatacagcagggacatggccattgccatttttgagctcccctcaCAATATGCGGCAATCACGGATTCTCCAAcctgattggaagtttcagcacctgctctataagactactcccacgtataagacgacccctgacttttgagaagattttcttgggttaaaaagtagtcttatacaccagaatatatggtagcTTCTTTGGGTAGTGAAGAGTCTGCCTCAGTCAGATCCTTTCAGTTAAGAAAGATGCACAAAAGGAAAAGCAAGTAAAAATCTATTCCTGTAGGTGTCGATAGTTGAATGGCTTTAACTGTGTGCGATTTTCAGCTTTAGCTTCTTTTCTGTTAATTTGCTTGCTTTGTGATTTAAGAACTTCTGAACAATCTGATGACTAAGAAAAAAATCCATCTACTGCAGTGTTGTGTTTTGCACCATTACAACTGATGCCATTTGGTTTGTGTGCAGCCCAGCAATAAAGGGAacaaaccattgctttccattcccctgcagctgacattcagaaatcttctgaacaaggtaGCATCACATAGCTGTAGTGTGCTAAGTGATCCATAAATGTGTTTATAGAAGAGCATGTCTGCCTATGTCAAGGAAATCAAAATTCTAGGCGCCATCCACACTGTCAGATAAGgcagtttcagaatacagtttaagctgcattgtatggcagtatggactcataatccagttcaatgcagttaaactgtgttctgaaattgcatgatatggcagtgtagatggagccttagtAGGTAGAAGGCACAGCACCTAGTATTAAGAGGCACTCTGCCTTTGAACATGGATGCTCCATTTCATAATTGTGATAAGGTGACCTATACCAAAACATAGTTCTGAGTGGCTTCCTGTTCTACCTTCTTTAGTGCCATTGCCATGCTTCCATCTAAGCCTTTTGCAAACTATCTTAATTCTAGATTTCttctataaacattttaaatactgGAACAGCTTCACCTGTAACTTTAACTCTGGCTTGTTTTTACAACTGCACTGTTATTAAGCAAACTTTGCCAAACTAAATACTTGCTATATGTTAGGTCCCCAAGAGCTTCTGCATAATTAAGTAATAACTATTATTTATGTTGCACTTCACTTTCCAGCTGCGTTTCAGTCCCTTGCTACTAAAACTGTGTCAGCAAACAGCTATTTTCTACCAATTTTACTCTTCTTACCTTGTTCCACCAAATTGACTGGAGACTACCTGTTTCTCTCTTCAGCTGTTGCTGCTTGAGTAATTGTTTTTCCCCATGATTTGTAATTGCAAGGCAGAAACTGTACTTTTCATGGGCATCTGGGACTTGCTATTTTGAACATTTGCAATTTGGTCCTGTTTGCTTCCAGGGGAAAATCCACAGTGACCTcacaatttgatttttaaaaattgttttggcACTTGAAAGAAATTTCTTAGTTCTGCTTTTGCTCTATTATGCTTATTCCCAGTTTGATGGGATAGGACGACAGctgctgaaatattatttttttaaaccacACTGGGCGTTAAGAGTTGTGTACGGAATTCATTTCTCTCATTCGTTTCTTTCATTCCCTTGGGAGCACAGAACGGGAAGGTCCCTCCCagtatgaaaatcagcttgacacaaaaACAAGCAAGAGCAGGTACCGGCTCGAAGCTTGCTTTTCGGCATcatagtttaatctttttttattaacCCCCCAGCAAACAATACTAGCTATCAATGATTGGATGCCTCCTCATTTTATTGGGGTTATCTCACCCCCGAGATAGAGAAGAGGGATTGTGCTCAGGGTGAAAACTAGCCAGCTCTGCCACCATTCCTTGCTGCCGTTTCACCCTTCAATCGGGAAACCTATATTGTGCAACTGCTGAGATCTTCATTGTCGGCTGGCCTGTTCCATCTGACCTTGAGTCAGGAGCTAGGGGCAGACCCATGATGGGATCCTTGCTACGGGGCTGGGATATGCCACATTCACTGGCAGCTTGCCGGGGCTTGCCCTCCATCATTTTTGCTGGGAATCTGTGCTGCCTTGTTTGCTGGTGCTGCCGGGCTCCATCCCAGCGGCACTGCTCCATCAAATCGCCTGTTATTGCCATTTGTTGGCTGCCACCGCTTTTTGGGGAACTTTCCATCGCTCCCCTGCCCCCCAGACTAGAGCTTGCATTGTTCCGCGACCCTGCAGGACCAGAAAGGCATTGGTAGGTGtgggcactttctgggcctgccagtacatgtgtggtgtgcaggcccaagAAGTGCCCACACCTGCCACttcctttctgggcctgcacggtTGCAGAGCAATGGAAGTGGCGGGGGAGCGATGGAAGGAACATGCTTTGGGCAGgaattcccatcatccacagtcaTGGTGGCTAATGGCAAAAGATAATAACAGTTCATTTGTTGATTATTCGTtcattgcttctgactcttcgtgacctcatggaccagccccacaccaaagctccctgtcggccgtggccactcccagttccttcaaagtcaaaccagtcatttcaaggataccatccatctactttgcccttggtcggcccctcttcccttttcctcccattttccccagcatcattgtcttctccaagttcccctgtcttctcattatgtggccaaagtacttcatctttgtctctaatatccttccctacactgagcagtcgggcattgtttcctggaggatggactggtttgatctcgcggtccaaggcactctcaggattttcctccaccacaacagttcaaaagcatctatcttgtttttctcagccttccttatggtccagctctcgcatccataggttgccATAGGTTACAGTAGTTCACTACCTTTGCTGAAGGAGAAAGTAGCTTGAGCAGTTTTAATGACTTGGGAGTGAGAATTTAACAGGATTTGCAAGTTGTTGTGCACAGGATTGCACTGCAGTTCTCTTGTTATTAAAAAGGAACATATAGTGAACTAATTTAAAAAACTATCAAGTTCCAAAAATTTGACTGCTTGAGATTGTGCAAGCATTCCTATGaaatcttcaacaatacattcctaTGAAGTTTTACTGAGGAACCAGCACCACTAAACCAAGTAGTCATATCTAGATACCTTCTGTGCATGAATAAGTTGTTCTCTTCATGACATAGCATTCTATACAAAAAGCTCTCTCAACTTGCTCCTGTTTTACAAAAGGCGATTAATAACTGCAGTGGTTACTATTTGACTGgtttccaaaaaaatcctgcaaatctcttgggaagacaggcggacaaatgccagagtgctggaagaagcaaataccatcAGTActaaagtgatggtcctctgccatcaactccactgggcgccggccatgttgtccgaatgcctgaacaccatctcccaaaacagttaatcgtatctgaactcaagaacagaaaacaaaatgttggaggacaagaaaagagatttaaagatgggcccaaagccaacctcaaaaactgtggcatagacaccgagaaccgggaagccctggcccttgagaactctaactagaggtcagctgtgaccagcagtgctgtagaatttgaagaggcacgaatggagagcgaaagagagaaacatgccaaaaagaaggtgtatcaagccaaccccgactgggaccaccttccacctggaaaccgatgccctcactgcgggagaacatgccagccaagaatagggctccagagtcacctacatacccaccaccagaacaccgaacttggagggcaatcttacttggacaaggTGGGATCGCATAAGTAAGGTTTTGGTACCTACTCAGTCAAGAAAGTCACTGGGTGAGCTTGAACCAGTCACTCTGTTTCAACCTGACCTTTTCTGCAAAATGTTCTGAAAATGCTTAGGAAGTGagctatgtatgtatatacaaacaCTGCAATgagttcattggagggaaggctgaTGGTAAATATAAGAAGTAAATGAATCACGCTACTGTACtgatattaaaagtaatcccaaTGGGGGCGAGCACTCATAAGGGAAAAAAATTCTAGATGGTGATTCCCAGTGTGTACTGTTCACAAAATCGGAAAACAAGAAGTAGACTCATAAATGATGAAATTTTCAAGATGCTGTAGCCTCTATTTTATTTCTGTGTTCAAACTTTCACAGTTAGAAGTTCACCTTAAGACTATGATTCTAATGCTGGGGGTGAGTGGGAGAGAGATTTGTGTTAATATAACCAAACTTTTGCTCACTGGCCTAGGAAAGAGCTCTCATTCAATTTACTAAAACTATTGGAGCAGTCAGTCTAGGAAGCTATAAGGATCCACGGTGCTACTTTCCTTTCCATGGTTGTTTTGAAGTATGTTCAGAGAGGATTGCTCCCAggaatatatgcatatgtattttCTGACTATGATCAGGGAGACGCTGGTGGGGTAGGCTCCCCCTCCTCGATTTAATTCAAGAGGTTTCTGGTGAATTGTTCGAAATAATACTCTGGATCCAAACAACATAACTCTCGACCTTAGCATAAACACCAGGCTCAAGGGGTTCAGCACAAGGAAAGCCTCCAAAAGAGACAATTCCTTGAAGTTTGTTACCGCAGATCAGGGGTCCTCCAGAATCACCCTGTGGAGAGAACAGAACACAGACATATAGACAGATACATACCTATAGATGTTGGGTCTATATCACAGTTTCCTCACAGAAATGAAGTTCAAGGAAGCTCTCAGTAAGACAACATGTTTAAAAAGTAAtgcttaaataaataataatgtttaaatatGATTTACTGTAAGGGACATAGTAAGCACTACACACAGCATTTTTATTATTCGGCTTTTGGTATCATGGCTGTATtctacagaatcctagagtttgcaGCTTATCGAATGGCATTTAGAATTCTATAAATTCTTGAGAgccagtggtttgagtattgagctctgactctggagactagagtttgaatctccactcggccatggaaatccacttagTAACCAATGTAATCAATCAAGTCATTTTCTCAAACCTGAATTCTAGTTTTACAttctggtgctccttacagagagaggtcaaccctcctgtttaaggagctccattggctgccgttcatcttccggtcccaattcaaggtgcaggtgcttacctacaaagccctaaacggtttgggacctgcctacctgcgtgaccgcatctctgtatatgaacccacacgatcactccgttcatctggagaggccctgctcacaatccctcCTGCGTCTCAAggagggacgagggacagggccttctctgtggtagccccaccgactctggaactctctcc encodes:
- the LOC132780234 gene encoding uncharacterized protein, whose product is MATKVQEQGLDASCSDPVEEQDAGCSIVAEHQDLARDEPEAVGECSGAEAGHSEMPSQPPAQCPATSLQVKQEEEPNTDPSLVPPPAKVAVPVPVPPVGEGKGAKRMMEDDGDIFKEMPDVCQDARESRRGMLLPDLFGEAHQAHSSQGGGCAKVEHAVPCLPNLGSENQRKRFRGFAYKETEGPQVAYERLQELLFQWLKPEARSKEEIVEQLVLEQFLSLLPEDVQRWVRERHPENGDEAVALAEDYQFLHPEPGRRPYPERTRQRSSARSWLR